Below is a genomic region from Raphanus sativus cultivar WK10039 chromosome 4, ASM80110v3, whole genome shotgun sequence.
AATGTCTTCACTAGGCAGCATTGGAGACAACTTGGGAGGAGCATGTGCACGTGCACGTAATAGCCATCGCAGCGAGGGAGGCGGTTCAGGATTAGAAGCAATGAGAGGAGTTCATGTTGGTGGTTTCAGCAGCGGATCAAACAGCTTTGAGGCAGACAGCGAAGACTCGGCGTGGCTTTCGATGCCTGCAAAGGCGGAGGAAAGATTTGGAATGGGAGCATTTGACTTCATGTCTAGAGGACTAGCTGGATACATCAACAGGCAACCAAACGGAGGTATGAACAATGGACACCTTTTCTTCATCAAAGAACATGAACATTTGTGTTCTTATGGGAAAAAAACTGATGAATCATATGGAAAATGGTGTTGTTGCAGGAATTGCAGCTTAGAGAAGTGAGAAATCTATTACATGGAGATCAGATgatgattttatctttttttttttttgacaacaatgatTTTATCTATTTGCAGAAGAGTTTTTAGAAGAGGgaaattcttttaaaaagaattctttgttcaaaaacaaaaaaaaaacttaaagcttttatttacttttactattttaattgttactatagtttttttaattttaattttcaccGTTGTTTTCTAATTTGgggttttgtttatttaatcttgAGAAAATGTAAACTGAGTTATATATAAAGAGACAAAGAAACACGGAAGTCTATGAAATTCTTGTCTTTCTTCTTTGTTAAATCTTTAGAGATATTGACATATTCAAACATGAATGAAAACGaattaaaagagagagagagagagagagagagagagagagagagagcaaaggTATTGCCTAGAATGTAGGCAACGTAGTGTGAGGGCAACATGTGGCAAACATGTGGATGATGATAAGCCAAGAAGGACAAAGATCAATCCCATCATCTATCACAATAATATCCATTTATATGAAGTGgaccaaaagagagagagagaaggtcGAGTGTTACAGTCCTCAAAAATACAGACGAAACATCCTAAATTCCTAATCCTTAGAGCTTCTTCAAGACTTCACTGGAACCCTCACCAACTGTCCCCACACTCCCTGTATAAGGGTTTACTAAACCCACAAGACACTCTCAATAACAATTCACAAGATGCGTTTGCTAGTAGAACAAGTAGCTACAGCTTCTTCACCATTGTCCTCTGCTTCTTCTACAGAATGTAACTCTCATACTTGTAGATGGAAGCCTTACTCCAACTCTAGCGAGTTCCAAGCAAACGTATCTGTTCTCCTCATCCTTGTCGTCTCTGCTCTCATATGTGGTCTCTCTCTCTGCGCTGCTATACGTTGCTTTCTCCGCCCAAATCTCCAGACTGACGACAACGAACACAAGCCTGATCCTGAAGCCGATGTTTCATCCACCGTACCAACTCCGACGCTTGTCTACTCCTCTGACCTCGAGCTTGCAGGAGCTGAAGCAGAGTGTGCTATTTGCTTGTCTGAATTCGAACCAGGTGAGGGTATCCACGTGCTGGAGAAATGTCATCATGGGTTCCATGTCAAGTGCATCCACAAGTGGCTATCTTCCCGCTCCTCCTGTCCTACTTGCCGGACTTCTATCTTCTCACAAAACACCTTAGACTCTGCAACATCACCGGTAGCTCCTTCAACAAACCAGATCAGTGCTTAGCCATTCTACTTTCTTCTCCCACGTTATCagctttctttttttccaaaagTTTTACACCTTTCTGTTTTGTCTTTCGTTATATCGAACGCTTAGATTTATATTATGTGTTTTGCTTGAGATTGCTACTCTGTTCATGTTATGTACCAAAACTTTAGTTACTACTTGTATGCATCATCAAACTATAATAATCACTAGGTGATATCCGCGCTTCACTGAATTAAATAaagattagaatttttaatCTATAGATATTAGAATGGTAAAAGTTTTAGgcacaaatattacatattatataatgaaaaattgaaGGTCATTGTGCATGTTATAGAAAGTAAgcttcgatttttttttggttaggtGTAATTGAAGTAAATTTTATGAAAGTTTGTCTTCCTATAAGAGTAGTTTACAATTTGTGcaattgtttagattttttttaatttttttaaaaaacttgtcTAGTAATGTTTCGCAAGTAAATCCCCAAAATTTGTGTGTGGTTCTTAATTATTAATGataatttaaatagatttatagtaaattaaaaatattaaccgAAACCAAAAAGCTGATTGTGTATatcaattttctattttttgatATTGTATAAATTACggttaaatttaaattttcttaatatatatctttccttaaaataatgttatttaaatttgcatataaaacttaaatttaatattgaatCAAATTTGGTTAAATTACGATCATAACCTATCTTTGATTCATATGTAAATTGATGAACAATAACATTATTAATCTATTAACATTTATTGAGATTTCTTAATCTCAAGGTCTTGTGGCTTAAGTTAAGGGATTgcaatttattataaattttgattgtgAATTTTATGTACTTCGTAATATCAgttcataatattaaaaatattaatgacatAATTGACATTGTGATTCGCTTAAACacataaaattgaattaatatatGCGCAATTAATGACATGATTATGATTTATACCGATGATGGTCATTATCATAATGACATGATCATGAATTGTAATGTATTATAGGAAACAGTAAATGTCTTTATTTCGGTCAAACATATTAAATTGCATACCAAGTTTAGTCAGAAATTGATTGAGATAGAGTAAAAAACACTTAGAACATGTACTATATAGATCactaactttttataataacatatagatttatatacatatttgtaCTTTAGCTGGTtctagaattatttttttattttaaatctaaactgaaataaataaatttaaaaattatcgaCCAAgtcaattattattttcaatatagtttagaatatttggaaactgatattaattggttttagatttattttttatttatttagtaaacATTAACTCAATAACATATTAATAACTGACATGGTTAATTCCACCTtgatttgaaagaaaatgaatagTCTATGCCAAAAATTTAATCCTAATAAtccataacttttattttaaattttaaatttttcaaaagtattataactaaaaataaacaaataggaaACAATATTGACTATGGTATTTGAACATATTAAAGAATCTAATCATTTATACGGTCAAAATTATTTGCATGTTAGTATTAATGTTGATTGCTTAGTTAAAAATATTGGGTTTAAATTAAGGGATTGCAAAgactaaatttaatattgtcCAATTAGTTAAGAAACTATACCAATTATATCTActtattcaatttataaatatattttcaaatcatcaattaaattatatatgtatagacGATAATTGGTACAGTTTCTTCTTGGTATCTTtgcataaaaatattagtaagtataacttttttaaatttagatatagATAATGATCACTTACCAACTAAAAAATCAGGATAGAATGTTCCATCTAATATCGAACGATAGGTCACATGTTGAAGGCCAGAGAGTTGGTTTGGGAGATCTTCACAGTTTCAAACCCTGGTGGTAGGAAAAGAAACAATCTTGTAAGGGTGGTTGGTTGTCCGGTAGGAACTGTATGAGGGGGTCAAAGAGAAATTAAAAAGAAGTTTGGAACATTCTTGGATGAAGAAAGGTTCAAACTGGTGCACCAGTTCCTTTTAATTGAAAGCATGGATCTTATCTCCCTAAAAAAAATGTGGGCATcatatacaaaacaaattacaatATCGATATTTTATGAAACTATATACAAAGAACAACTTACTTTAGCATCCACGAAAACTATTTCTATGGTCTCTCCACCAAAAGACGTGTACTGCTTCCAGAGTCTAATGAATTTCACTCTTATCgaacaatatatttatagtgAGAAATATAAATTACACGGCTTTATTAAACGGAAAGTGTATAATGTGATTGAGAGATCAATTAGTTGTTACCATATTAGGCTGATTCCAAGATTTAAGTTcctacatttttaaatttatcaatttgcTTCAATATTGCATTAATTACATTATTTCAAAGATTAAATTTATGCAGCAACTATTACACGACTTTTGTCAATATAATgtgaattcaaacaaaaaaaaatcaatcataaTTGCCAAAGATAAATGCAGATATATTATAGGAaacatgttatttaaaatataggaAATTCATGTATAAAATTAATCAGAAAGATGAAATATAGGAAACTGatagaaaacaaatttaaatcaaTTGTTACTGGCAACTGAATACAAATCTAACATTATTTTGATTCAGTCGTGAGAGTAAATGCAATTGATCATCCCCtttttattatagaaacataaatcgtaaaatatagatatatattatatgatttattcATGAAATATAACCAATATTTGTTAGCTGGCACAATTACACGGCATCTCCTTcagataacaaataaatttgtttatttaaccCCGAACTTGTATAAAAAAACTGTTATAAATAATGCATAAAATAGTGGTGGTCAACGACTATGTTATATAGAAAAAGACTTCCACCATTATGTTCACGGAAACGATTTTGGTAAAATTCACTATGAAACTTTGATAAGAACCATTGCAGATTTAAGGTGATCATATATTTCCTTTCCACTAGCGTACAAAATCGATTAATCACTGCTCCTATATTTATGGGAAGTtgctaaaaaataaataaataatatttactaagaattttttttatagaataaatcAATGCATGAATTAGTTTATGTCGTTAATATGGGACATATGTATAGGGTTTAGACTGATGTTATTTTAGATTCAAACACATAGTCAATACAcatagtatataaaataattttagattcaaaaatatacacgtaataacctttttattttgaatataaaattcattttgaataaaaaaattagaccaATACGTAACCattcattttgaataaaaaaattagaacaaCATGTAACCATCTATATTCATgttgaataaaaaattagacCAATATGTGATGTGATacatatacagtataacctctttaaattaataatcgatagattaatatttttataaattaatataattttatagttccaaattgaatttttggttcaactaatatttcgataaattaataatctctacaaattaataaaaaatatagttttggtgtagtctcaacattattaatttatagaggtttcactgtatatgTGATGTCATATAAATGATTACAACTTTATAGATGtgatacatatatatgtgtatatatgtgaTATGAATGTTGgcaaagttaaaataatttaaggGACTATACAAATGTTTAgttaaataataatgttttgaTTAATGGCATGTTATGTAATTACTCTAGTTAACTAAggttttttaaatagaataggTGAGAGGGCTTGTGAAGTTGCCACGTAAAAAATGGCACACTTGTAATAAACATATGAACTAAaggttttttttaaaagtggTCTCTTCTAACACAGAAAAAATGGCCAActcgcaaaaaaaaaacacacacaaggACCGATCAAAGGGTTTTGCTACATGTTCAAAATGCAAGATATATACCGAGTTTCTTGGTAAAATTTACTTTTCATATGATGATGACTCAAAATCATTTTTCAGCGACAATCAATAATCATATACGTCACGCAATGTGTAGAAAGGAATCAACGTTGTACTTGTACCTATTTGATCACGATTTCCAATCTTCATCCATATTTTCATCAGTAACCTTTGCACCAAACTTTAATTTCCCCATATCAGTGTTCTGAAACGGTCGAACAAGGCATTAAATTGCGAACCGAAAGCATATTTagactaaatatatatttttctcatttcttattatatttttttttcttttaatctttaCAATTTACAAGTATATATCTTAAAaggttaatttattatttttgggtatatatttagttttatttcatGATCAAATTATTGGAAAGTTTAGTAATTAAATTCAAGTAAGTTTGCATAaaattggaagaaaaaaaataacaaagcaTGTATACTTTATTCTaactttctatattttaattcaACTGAATAAGGTTAAAATATGGACCATGACTTGAAAGGTTTCTTTTTTGTTCGGTTTGGTCcaattttgaaaacattgacCCAAATCAAAGCAGTTTCAATTTCTTGGGGGTTTTTGGATTATGTTGGTTTGATTTAGGATTCGCTTTGGTACTAATTGGGCCGACTAATGGGCTATACTAGCATAAGTCAGCCCCTTTCGGTAGATGGCAAGATTATAAAATTACTCGCTGTAGTTGCATACTCCACTTCCAGATCAGCGAAAACTGCACCGTTTCGGGATGAATCACAGAATCAGTAAATAATCGCTGACGTCAGCGGGTATTAAATGTTTCCTTTGTAAAAAAGTTGAAGATGAAggcagaaaaaaaagaagtcacATTTAACGTGTTTTATGGACGTATGTGAACGGTATGGAAGGAAAACAATGACAGCTTTATCGTTTtcacagttaaaaaaaaaagactttaaaGGTAAACAGAGTGACGTAGGGGAGGGGAGACGGGCAGTCAAATTGTTTTTACTCTCCACGTCGCGACGAGAGCCTCTTTGAGGCAAAAAGAGTGTATATGAAGGGTGAAAATAGGCCAGCTATAGAGTAGTGCCACGTCTATATAGCTCGTACctcctttttatatttatgctaAGTTTATTTGACAAGAAAATCAAAAACGCCATTTTTAAGcacgaaagagagagagaaaagatacagagaaagaagagagagagagatggttggGTTCACCACCTGCATTGACATTTCGACGATTCCCACCAATAATGGTCTGTTTCTTTCCTCCATCCTCTTCTCTTATTATCTcccttttagttttttttcttagatgTTTCCATGAATACTTGTTTCTCTGATTATCTAAAGACATGTTTTTTCACTGTGCTTCTTTTTCTTCGGTTATGTCTTCTCGCTGACGTTCTTACGTTTTGCTTTTTGGAACAGAGGGTTTTTACGCGACCAACAACCAGTtccagaaaagaggtcccaagGGTTTCATCCAAGTCAAGGTTCTCGAAAACGACAAACTTTACGTGCGTGTCGACTTGCCTGGGGTTCCAGACGACGCTGTCCACCACAGAGTCGACTCCGTTAGGCAAAAGGTGGTGTTTTTCTCTGCGGTGACCTTCAACGACGGCTACGAGAAGGAGGGCGTGCGTGAGTACTCCGGAACCGCCGGTCTGGGCTGTGACTGCTGCGAGATCACCGGAGTGGATGCCAAGATGAAAGATGGAGTCTTGAGGATGATTCTCTCGAGGGTCAAGGTCAAGGACCATGACAGAAAGTGTACCCACACTGTGCCTCCTTTCACAGGTTCGATTCCCATCACTCTCTCAAAAGTTATTAACCTTTTTACGTCTTTGCATTACTGAGTATGCTTGTGGACAGGTAAATCTGGAGGACGCGTGGAGGAGCATCCGTTTGTGGTGAAAGGTCGCAAGCGAGCCTTCGTTGGAGAACCGACAGCTGATGGTGGTCTTTTCTTCGCTGTGGATGTACCTGGTGTTGGCGATGGTGATGTTGAAGTGCTTGCTAACGAGAGTGAAATTAAGTTCACTGCTGAGGTCAAGAACGTGTTCGAGCACGATGAAAGTGGACGTCTTTACCTTGGAAGCGTCGATACTTCTTGGTCTGGCTCTTCTGCAGCTTCGCTTTTGAGTCATAACATCACCGGTGCTGTGAACTTTGGTGTTCTCAAGGTTCTCATTACCCCTCGTCGTCCCAACAACACCACCACCAACGAATAATCAAATTTTTCTCACTGCGTTTTATTGTCACCTATCTATCCCTTTTGTCCTATGAGTACTTGGATTGGCTACTCCTGTTCGTTTTAAACTGTTGAGAACTGACACTGTTGTTTGTGTTGGTTCTGCGTTTGTGTTTGCTACGGAACTTAGTGATTCATGTCACTTGTTTTCTCAATCTAGTCTTTTTTTGCCTAAGCTTGATTGAAACCATCAAATGACCCACGTTAATACTGATAATTATTATCCTCATCCGTATATCAATCTCTTCTATGTTTTGCATCACTTCCACATACTCTAATGATCTATTAGACCGAGGAAATGATGAACATCTATTGCAAAGAAGTCCCATCCAATTAGACTCAGAAGTTGACAGATTCCATATCTAAAGATGTCTTTAACACAAACGTAATGAAGATAAGGAAACTAACTATACCACACATCACATCACAACTACTATATGTGACAAGATGAATCCCGTTAATTTAAGAAACATAACAAGACCGGTTATCTTCGGTTATTTTGTCAACCATAGGGATTCTTTAAAGTAAACTTCGAAGGCTTATTCACTAAACCGAAATCATGAAGCAATTTACTCGGTCGATAACTAGGCCCATTTAGGAAAAATGGACCGACTAAGTTCACTCGACGCCTTTTTCAAACCCTAAAGTAATCTCATTAGTCACAAATTATCCCCTCCGTTATATAAATAGTAAGTCGCACTTTAGTCATGTAATTGCATACACACAAACCCCACATCCCAAAACAGCAAAAACAACGTCGTTTTAAAGAATGAGTAAATCAGGAAGCTCCAGCGGAAACATCAGCCAGGGAAGCTCCGGTATTGGTGTGCCGATACACTCTCCTCCACATATCCGTACGTCTTCTTCTCATTGATTACACATTTTCTTCTTACGAAAAGTTTGATCCTTTAATGTTTCTGTTATCTTTTCTCAATGTTCAGTGACTGATCTGTcacttttgttgttgttgtttgtgtGTTGTAGCGAGGAACCGTTTCCAGAAAAGCGGCAACCAGGCGGTGTACGAGTTGAAAGAGACGAAAGATAGCGTGATCTACAGGGTTGACTTGCCTGGCTGTCCCGCCTCTGACCTCGTCTACTGGATCGATGGCAACAACATCCATTTCTTCGCCGACGAACCAGCGATGTCCGAGTACGACCACGACGGTCGCAAATACGGAGGAACCATGGTCTTCAACCCAGTGGCGTACAACGTCAGCGAAGCGAAGGCCAAGCTCAGCGATGGTGTGCTGTGGATCACCGTACCTAAGGTCCCCGGGGTAAACATCAAGCTCACCGTCATCGAGAAGATGCTCAACTGCAGGATCACAAGAGACGACGTGGTTGGATGATGGAGAGAGTCCGTACGTATTTTTGTCGTTATCCCTCTATGGTGGTGTGGTGTCTCTATCGTATCTCTCTTGCGTGGTCTACTGTCTAGGGTTTGTTTGGTCTTTCTTTGtctagtttttaataaaaagggTGAACTTTTGTTGAATCTGGTTTGTGGTTTATGTCTATGGTGGCGTCTGTTTATGTGTGGTCTTTCTGTTCTAGTTTTTAACAAGGAGTGAACTTTTATTGAATCAATCTGgtttaattatgtttataatgCTTAAGTGCGCTTTTGATTTCTTCTACGTATATTATCATCTCATGAATGTCGTCAAAACGTTTCTTTGAATCTACTTTCGTGATATTTAAGGGATGTTTTATAAAGTAACAAACTTTTAATTGTTGtcaaaaagcaaacaaacaaatgaaggaaaaactataaataaatactaGTTGGAAAACCATGAAAAATAAACTTGGAAACAACTGCAGTGATAAACATCGATAAACGGTTGTTACAAACTTACAAGAGAAAAATTGAATCGATAAAAAGAAAGGAGACGTTGCATTGCATTGTTAACTTTTGGTTTGTCGTATGTGAAAAGTAGATAAGGAGgcagtaaaaaaaaagtttacatcTTAAAGATATGATCTTGATCTTTtggtaaaaagaaaagtttgagATAAAGTGAGAGAGAAGAGTTTGCCCTAATTTTCCTATTTTGTCGCATATAAAAAGCATATTGAAGGAGAGCAGCTTGTAGGCAGTAATGGATGGACAGCTCATCATGGTAAGAATTCAAGAGGTGAAAGCAATGTTTTTTTAACTGTGGaggttaaaaataattatgaaaagaGGAGATACGACCGgtcaaactttttaattttttaatttttttttgaggcAACACAAGTTTTACCATGGTGAAAAAGGAGACAGCTGTAGTGCCACGTCACAGAAGATCTATGTTATTACCTCTAGCTGCTTCGTTTACAGTATTTTCTTATACCATTTGTACGCAACCAAAACAgaagtgagagagagaagacagtgagatagagaaagagagatggcGATGAGCAAATGCCTCAACTTCGTTCTTCCTTTCACCAGAGGTCTTCTTCGTTCTTCCTCCTCTCTATTTTCTCACTGTAGTaacttgttatttttttaaggTTTACTGCAAAACTGCAAAGAtttcgcttttttttttattgtaaaggTTCCTTCTTTAGCTCATTAATTAATAAGTATTCGCTGATCTTTGCTAGTGTCTCTTCTTTGCCTCTGTTTTTACTTTTCTTGCAAACTAAGTATCTACGATTTCCTTTGTACACAGTGGGTATTTACGCGACCAACAACCAGTTCCTGAAAGCTGGTCCTAAGGGTCGCACTCAGTCATGTAATTGCATGAGTAAATCAGGAAGCTCCAGCGGAAACATGAGCCAGGGAAGCACCGGTAGCGGTGTGCCGATAAACTCTCCACCTATCCGTACGTCTTCCTTCTTCTTACGAAAAGTTTGATCCTTTTATGTTTCTGTTATCTTTTTATCTATGTTCAGTTACTGATCTGTcccttttgttgttgttgtttgtgtGTTGTAGCGAGGAACCGTTTCCAGAAAAGCGCCAACCAGGCGATGTACGAGTTGAAAGAGACAAAAGATTGCGTGATCTACAGGGTTGATTTGCCTGGCTGTCCCGCCTCTGACCTCGCCTACTGGATCGATGGCAACAACGTCCATT
It encodes:
- the LOC108832804 gene encoding uncharacterized protein LOC108832804, producing the protein MLETWTGINVSRYGSQIETGGANGSVQNAGTKNHLQGNGGLEAASTEITRSSFNGNSGMSSLGSIGDNLGGACARARNSHRSEGGGSGLEAMRGVHVGGFSSGSNSFEADSEDSAWLSMPAKAEERFGMGAFDFMSRGLAGYINRQPNGGIAA
- the LOC108853357 gene encoding 14.7 kDa heat shock protein; the protein is MSKSGSSSGNISQGSSGIGVPIHSPPHIPRNRFQKSGNQAVYELKETKDSVIYRVDLPGCPASDLVYWIDGNNIHFFADEPAMSEYDHDGRKYGGTMVFNPVAYNVSEAKAKLSDGVLWITVPKVPGVNIKLTVIEKMLNCRITRDDVVG
- the LOC108852777 gene encoding uncharacterized protein LOC108852777, which encodes MVGFTTCIDISTIPTNNEGFYATNNQFQKRGPKGFIQVKVLENDKLYVRVDLPGVPDDAVHHRVDSVRQKVVFFSAVTFNDGYEKEGVREYSGTAGLGCDCCEITGVDAKMKDGVLRMILSRVKVKDHDRKCTHTVPPFTGKSGGRVEEHPFVVKGRKRAFVGEPTADGGLFFAVDVPGVGDGDVEVLANESEIKFTAEVKNVFEHDESGRLYLGSVDTSWSGSSAASLLSHNITGAVNFGVLKVLITPRRPNNTTTNE
- the LOC108852155 gene encoding RING-H2 finger protein ATL79-like, whose product is MRLLVEQVATASSPLSSASSTECNSHTCRWKPYSNSSEFQANVSVLLILVVSALICGLSLCAAIRCFLRPNLQTDDNEHKPDPEADVSSTVPTPTLVYSSDLELAGAEAECAICLSEFEPGEGIHVLEKCHHGFHVKCIHKWLSSRSSCPTCRTSIFSQNTLDSATSPVAPSTNQISA